The Humulus lupulus chromosome 3, drHumLupu1.1, whole genome shotgun sequence genome window below encodes:
- the LOC133821888 gene encoding LEAF RUST 10 DISEASE-RESISTANCE LOCUS RECEPTOR-LIKE PROTEIN KINASE-like 1.1 isoform X1, whose amino-acid sequence MLLKMAPILLFIFFFLTHSLLPSSAEDKEQPRKCPPFSCGKFGLIQFPFNSKKSPGCGVFSVDCSENQTKIQLKEGGHWYGVKIISQADSIVVSETISLSHIIDECKTINSFSLPSAKSSLFQVYNLTVKNSSTLYDCSHSHSRGVTPPKDFYRTKCGEHDFYSNPRNISFPFEQQCQVVTIPFPLQHHEHPTTQTRKVSVDFNFQVQPSHACWTCHLNRGTCHNTNENQFQCLDTLGTLRKGHNEKKKPKLGLGLGLGLGFGGLFAIMGLAIIRWRRKQRRAASRNMADPYMNMEDPEWASGYLGVPVFSYKELTEATNNFDADKRLGHGGFGTVYHGKLKDGREVAVKRLYEHNYKRVEQFINEIEILTLLRHKNLVVLYGCTSPRCTELLLVYEYIPNGTVADHLHGDHAKTSPLTWPIRLRVAIETASALAYLHASDIVHRDVKTNNILLDNNFCVKVADFGLSRLFPNDATHVSTAPQGTLGYVDPEYHQCYQLTSKSDVYSFGVVLVELLSSMPAVDITRDRHEINLSNLAICKIQKRAYSELIDQCLGFASDTKVRIMTIAVAELAFECLQQDKEMRPTMDEVLERLRRIEDEKFEIQVVDGSMLNMSSNVQPPSPPSPDCDEVGLFKKIKQEQPPSPNDVTRNWPSITSSKSYFSG is encoded by the exons ATGTTGTTGAAGATGGCTCCTATTCTTCTGTTTATTTTCTTCTTTCTCACCCATTCTCTGCTTCCGAGCTCCGCTGAAGACAAGGAACAACCTCGTAAATGTCCACCATTCTCTTGTGGAAAATTTGGGCTGATTCAATTCCCTTTTAACAGTAAGAAGAGCCCTGGATGTGGAGTGTTCTCAGTGGATTGTTCAGAAAATCAAACGAAGATTCAATTGAAAGAAGGAGGGCACTGGTATGGCGTCAAGATCATCTCCCAGGCAGATTCCATTGTCGTCAGCGAGACAATATCACTATCTCATATCATCGATGAGTGTAAAACTATCAATAGTTTCTCTCTTCCCAGCGCCAAATCATCGCTCTTCCAGGTCTATAATCTAACAGTTAAGAATTCATCAACGCTCTACGATTGCAGTCACAGTCACAGTCGTGGCGTTACTCCGCCGAAAGATTTTTATCGAACTAAGTGCGGAGAGCACGATTTCTACAGCAATCCCCGAAACATAAGTTTTCCATTCGAACAACAATGTCAAGTTGTCACGATTCCTTTTCCACTCCAACATCATGAACACCCCACCACACAAACAAGAAAAGTTTCAGTTGATTTCAATTTTCAAGTGCAACCTAGCCATGCTTGTTGGACATGTCACCTTAATCGAGGGACATGCCATAATACTAACGAAAATCAATTTCAGTGTTTAGATACTCTGGGGACACTGCGAAAAG GACATAACGAGAAGAAAAAGCCAAAGTTAGGACTAGGACTAGGACTTG GGTTAGGTTTTGGAGGTCTTTTTGCTATAATGGGCTTGGCAATCATTAGGTGGCGCAGGAAACAAAGACGTGCTGCTTCAAGGAACATGGCTGATCCGTATATGAATATGGAGGATCCAGAGTGGGCTAGTGGCTATCTTGGGGTCCCTGTCTTTTCCTACAAAGAACTCACTGAAGCCACTAATAACTTCGATGCTGATAAAAGACTTGGACATGGAGGTTTTGGAACTGTTTACCATG GCAAACTCAAAGATGGGAGGGAAGTAGCAGTGAAGCGCTTGTACGAGCACAACTATAAAAGAGTAGAACAATTCATAAACGAGATAGAAATTCTCACCCTCCTACGCCACAAAAACCTGGTAGTCCTCTATGGCTGCACTTCACCCCGCTGTACGGAACTCCTCCTCGTCTACGAGTACATCCCCAATGGCACAGTTGCAGATCATCTCCACGGAGATCATGCGAAAACCAGCCCCCTAACCTGGCCAATTCGTCTGAGAGTCGCCATTGAAACCGCCAGCGCTTTGGCCTACCTCCATGCTTCAGACATAGTCCACCGTGATGTCAAGACCAACAACATTCTTCTAGACAACAATTTTTGTGTCAAAGTTGCAGATTTCGGCCTATCACGGCTGTTCCCCAACGACGCCACTCACGTCTCGACTGCTCCACAAGGGACCCTTGGCTACGTTGATCCAGAATATCACCAATGTTATCAGCTGACTAGTAAAAGTGATGTTTATAGCTTTGGAGTAGTTCTAGTCGAGCTCTTATCATCCATGCCTGCGGTTGATATAACAAGAGATAGGCATGAGATTAATCTCTCTAACTTAGCAATATGCAAGATTCAAAAACGAGCTTACAGTGAGTTGATTGATCAATGTCTTGGGTTTGCTTCGGATACTAAGGTTAGAATAATGACCATTGCAGTAGCAGAGTTAGCTTTTGAGTGTTTGCAACAAGATAAGGAAATGAGGCCTACAATGGATGAAGTTTTGGAGAGACTAAGGAGAATCGAAGATGAGAAATTTGAGATTCAGGTTGTTGATGGTTCTATGTTGAATATGAGCAGTAATGTACAACCCCCATCACCACCTTCGCCTGATTGTGATGAGGTTGGGTTGTTTAAGAAGATAAAACAAGAGCAACCGCCATCTCCCAATGATGTGACTCGAAACTGGCCCAGTATTACGTCTAGCAAGTCTTATTTCAGTGGCTAA
- the LOC133821888 gene encoding LEAF RUST 10 DISEASE-RESISTANCE LOCUS RECEPTOR-LIKE PROTEIN KINASE-like 1.1 isoform X2 produces the protein MGSKKSPGCGVFSVDCSENQTKIQLKEGGHWYGVKIISQADSIVVSETISLSHIIDECKTINSFSLPSAKSSLFQVYNLTVKNSSTLYDCSHSHSRGVTPPKDFYRTKCGEHDFYSNPRNISFPFEQQCQVVTIPFPLQHHEHPTTQTRKVSVDFNFQVQPSHACWTCHLNRGTCHNTNENQFQCLDTLGTLRKGHNEKKKPKLGLGLGLGLGFGGLFAIMGLAIIRWRRKQRRAASRNMADPYMNMEDPEWASGYLGVPVFSYKELTEATNNFDADKRLGHGGFGTVYHGKLKDGREVAVKRLYEHNYKRVEQFINEIEILTLLRHKNLVVLYGCTSPRCTELLLVYEYIPNGTVADHLHGDHAKTSPLTWPIRLRVAIETASALAYLHASDIVHRDVKTNNILLDNNFCVKVADFGLSRLFPNDATHVSTAPQGTLGYVDPEYHQCYQLTSKSDVYSFGVVLVELLSSMPAVDITRDRHEINLSNLAICKIQKRAYSELIDQCLGFASDTKVRIMTIAVAELAFECLQQDKEMRPTMDEVLERLRRIEDEKFEIQVVDGSMLNMSSNVQPPSPPSPDCDEVGLFKKIKQEQPPSPNDVTRNWPSITSSKSYFSG, from the exons ATGGGAAG TAAGAAGAGCCCTGGATGTGGAGTGTTCTCAGTGGATTGTTCAGAAAATCAAACGAAGATTCAATTGAAAGAAGGAGGGCACTGGTATGGCGTCAAGATCATCTCCCAGGCAGATTCCATTGTCGTCAGCGAGACAATATCACTATCTCATATCATCGATGAGTGTAAAACTATCAATAGTTTCTCTCTTCCCAGCGCCAAATCATCGCTCTTCCAGGTCTATAATCTAACAGTTAAGAATTCATCAACGCTCTACGATTGCAGTCACAGTCACAGTCGTGGCGTTACTCCGCCGAAAGATTTTTATCGAACTAAGTGCGGAGAGCACGATTTCTACAGCAATCCCCGAAACATAAGTTTTCCATTCGAACAACAATGTCAAGTTGTCACGATTCCTTTTCCACTCCAACATCATGAACACCCCACCACACAAACAAGAAAAGTTTCAGTTGATTTCAATTTTCAAGTGCAACCTAGCCATGCTTGTTGGACATGTCACCTTAATCGAGGGACATGCCATAATACTAACGAAAATCAATTTCAGTGTTTAGATACTCTGGGGACACTGCGAAAAG GACATAACGAGAAGAAAAAGCCAAAGTTAGGACTAGGACTAGGACTTG GGTTAGGTTTTGGAGGTCTTTTTGCTATAATGGGCTTGGCAATCATTAGGTGGCGCAGGAAACAAAGACGTGCTGCTTCAAGGAACATGGCTGATCCGTATATGAATATGGAGGATCCAGAGTGGGCTAGTGGCTATCTTGGGGTCCCTGTCTTTTCCTACAAAGAACTCACTGAAGCCACTAATAACTTCGATGCTGATAAAAGACTTGGACATGGAGGTTTTGGAACTGTTTACCATG GCAAACTCAAAGATGGGAGGGAAGTAGCAGTGAAGCGCTTGTACGAGCACAACTATAAAAGAGTAGAACAATTCATAAACGAGATAGAAATTCTCACCCTCCTACGCCACAAAAACCTGGTAGTCCTCTATGGCTGCACTTCACCCCGCTGTACGGAACTCCTCCTCGTCTACGAGTACATCCCCAATGGCACAGTTGCAGATCATCTCCACGGAGATCATGCGAAAACCAGCCCCCTAACCTGGCCAATTCGTCTGAGAGTCGCCATTGAAACCGCCAGCGCTTTGGCCTACCTCCATGCTTCAGACATAGTCCACCGTGATGTCAAGACCAACAACATTCTTCTAGACAACAATTTTTGTGTCAAAGTTGCAGATTTCGGCCTATCACGGCTGTTCCCCAACGACGCCACTCACGTCTCGACTGCTCCACAAGGGACCCTTGGCTACGTTGATCCAGAATATCACCAATGTTATCAGCTGACTAGTAAAAGTGATGTTTATAGCTTTGGAGTAGTTCTAGTCGAGCTCTTATCATCCATGCCTGCGGTTGATATAACAAGAGATAGGCATGAGATTAATCTCTCTAACTTAGCAATATGCAAGATTCAAAAACGAGCTTACAGTGAGTTGATTGATCAATGTCTTGGGTTTGCTTCGGATACTAAGGTTAGAATAATGACCATTGCAGTAGCAGAGTTAGCTTTTGAGTGTTTGCAACAAGATAAGGAAATGAGGCCTACAATGGATGAAGTTTTGGAGAGACTAAGGAGAATCGAAGATGAGAAATTTGAGATTCAGGTTGTTGATGGTTCTATGTTGAATATGAGCAGTAATGTACAACCCCCATCACCACCTTCGCCTGATTGTGATGAGGTTGGGTTGTTTAAGAAGATAAAACAAGAGCAACCGCCATCTCCCAATGATGTGACTCGAAACTGGCCCAGTATTACGTCTAGCAAGTCTTATTTCAGTGGCTAA
- the LOC133821890 gene encoding LEAF RUST 10 DISEASE-RESISTANCE LOCUS RECEPTOR-LIKE PROTEIN KINASE-like 2.3, translated as MLLKMAPIPLFIFFFLTHSLPPSSAEDKEQPYKCPPFSCGKFGLIQFPFNSMKSPGCGVFSLDCSENKTKIQLKEGGHWYGVKSFSQADSIVVSETISLSHSDIIDECKTIDIFSLPSPKSTLFQFYNLTVKNSSTFYNCSHSDSRVVTPPKDFHQTKCGEHDFYSNPRNISFPFEQQCQVVTIPFPLQHHEHPTTQTRKVSVDFNFQVQPSHACWTCHLNRGKCHNTNENQFQCLDDLVTLRKGHDEKKKPKLGLGLAVALGGIGTLVVMLIYYFRKKHNHAHQSIETFLKNCGPLHIRRYNYSNIKKMTNSFKEKLGQGGFGSVYKGKLHDGHLVAVKMLNELKANDGGDFINEVAAISRTSHVNVVRLLGFCFEDAKKALIYEFMPNGSLEKFVYDENETEESYQLDWETYYQISLGTARGLEYLHRGCNTRILHFDIKPHNILLDADFVPKISDFGLAKICTRKDSVVSMLGPRGTIGYIAPEVFSRNFGGVSHKSDVYSYGMMVLEMVGGRKNVNIRDYNSSELYFPQWIYERLELKELGLKRIISEEDNAKSRKMIMTSLWCIQTDPSSRPTMSRVIEMLEGSLDSLKVPPKPFLSSPPRSSPSDSSNILISL; from the exons ATGTTGTTGAAGATGGCTCCTATTCCTCTGTTTATTTTCTTCTTTCTCACCCATTCTCTGCCTCCAAGCTCCGCTGAAGACAAGGAACAACCTTATAAATGTCCACCATTCTCTTGTGGAAAATTTGGGCTGATTCAATTCCCTTTTAACAGTATGAAGAGCCCTGGATGTGGAGTGTTCTCATTGGATTGTTCAGAGAATAAAACCAAGATTCAACTGAAAGAAGGAGGACACTGGTATGGTGTCAAGAGCTTCTCCCAGGCAGATTCCATTGTCGTCAGCGAGACAATATCACTATCTCATTCGGATATCATCGATGAGTGTAAAACTATCGATATTTTCTCTCTTCCCAGCCCCAAATCAACGCTCTTCCAGTTCTATAATCTAACAGTTAAGAATTCATCAACGTTCTACAATTGCAGTCACAGTGACAGTCGTGTCGTTACTCCGCCGAAAGATTTTCATCAAACTAAGTGCGGAGAGCACGATTTCTACAGCAATCCCCGAAACATAAGTTTTCCATTCGAACAACAATGTCAAGTTGTCACGATTCCTTTTCCACTCCAACATCATGAACACCCCACCACACAAACAAGAAAAGTTTCAGTTGATTTCAATTTTCAAGTGCAACCTAGCCATGCTTGTTGGACATGTCACCTTAATCGAGGGAAATGCCATAATACTAACGAAAATCAATTTCAGTGTTTAGATGATCTGGTGACACTGCGAAAAG GACATGATGAGAAGAAAAAGCCAAAGTTAGGACTAGGACTTG CGGTTGCTTTGGGTGGAATTGGGACACTTGTGGTTATGTTGATCTACTACTTTAGAAAgaaacataatcatgctcatcAAAGTATTGAGACATTCCTAAAGAACTGTGGTCCCCTTCATATTAGAAGATACAATTATTCGAATATTAAGAAAATGACAAACTCATTCAAAGAAAAACTAGGCCAAGGAGGCTTTGGTAGTGTTTACAAAGGAAAATTACATGATGGACATCTTGTTGCAGTGAAGATGTTAAACGAATTGAAAGCCAATGATGGAGGAGACTTTATTAACGAGGTCGCAGCAATCAGCAGAACTTCCCATGTCAATGTTGTCAGATTGTTAGGATTTTGTTTTGAGGATGCTAAAAAGGCTCTCATCTATGAGTTCATGCCTAATGGTTCTCTTGAAAAATTTGTATACGATGAAAATGAAACTGAAGAAAGTTATCAATTGGATTGGGAAACATACTATCAAATTTCACTTGGCACTGCTAGAGGACTAGAATATTTGCATCGAGGTTGCAACACACGGATTTTACATTTTGACATTAAACCCCATAACATCCTTCTTGATGCAGACTTTGTGCCCAAAATATCAGATTTTGGCCTAGCCAAAATCTGCACAAGGAAAGATAGTGTAGTTTCAATGTTGGGTCCAAGAGGTACTATTGGGTATATTGCTCCAGAAGTTTTCTCTAGAAACTTTGGAGGGGTTTCCCACAAGTCTGATGTCTATAGTTATGGAATGATGGTTTTAGAAATGGTGGGAGGAAGAAAAAATGTCAATATTAGAGATTATAATAGCAGTGAATTATATTTTCCACAATGGATCTATGAGCGCCTTGAGCTTAAAGAACTAGGACTCAAGAGAATTATAAGTGAAGAAGACAATGCAAAATCGAGGAAGATGATTATGACGAGCTTGTGGTGCATACAGACTGATCCCTCAAGCCGACCAACAATGAGTAGAGTCATAGAAATGTTGGAAGGTAGCCTTGACTCCTTGAAAGTACCACCTAAGCCTTTCTTGTCCTCCCCGCCAAGATCATCACCCTCTGATTCTTCTAACATACTTATATCTCTGTGA